The following are encoded together in the Chanodichthys erythropterus isolate Z2021 chromosome 16, ASM2448905v1, whole genome shotgun sequence genome:
- the LOC137002472 gene encoding GTPase IMAP family member 4-like: protein MYSEGSKMPHSDWRESSSRNSNIKRRIARTSQGSFGSNPQNTINPAPNELRLVLLGKTGAGKSATGNTILGDRRFDDGLSMSSVTKECKKECATVDERELVLVDTPGFFDTNLSEEELKQEVIHCLALSSPGPHAFLLVVPIERYTEEQQRTVDLILEMFHEDVTHHTILIFSHADRLGGGSIEEFISRQNQKVQKLVERFGRRFVAFDNTNPTNRDQVSRLLRRVDKLLARNENRHFTSSITEVMQEAQKIIETKMQADMAERMKKIKQEVRKMANDRWCSFIASMNEERQETERKRKRLQGRIKQIEMDIRKEEQNAHPIPERLERFRASRNREQENMRRLLNREMEEEAERMEREYKEKEDLDIWIQEEEQRRLSEEGQNNELLSKRNMKLAIMLSMFMLGAGAGFAPTLLAFLFPAAPAVEVGLSVKILSSLLGAGAVESGSVFGTLALVAVKSASVKLAAMTQCSIQ, encoded by the coding sequence GATCAAAGATGCCACACAGTGATTGGAGGGAGAGTTCCAGCAGAAACTCAAACATAAAACGGAGAATTGCTCGAACCTCCCAAGGGTCGTTTGGGAGCAATCCTCAGAACACAATAAATCCAGCACCGAATGAGCTGCGCCTGGTTCTGCTGGGGAAAACAGGAGCAGGGAAAAGCGCAACAGGAAACACCATCCTGGGAGACAGACGCTTTGATGATGGATTGAGCATGAGCTCGGTCACAAAAGAGTGCAAGAAAGAATGTGCGACGGTGGACGAACGAGAGCTGGTTCTTGTGGACACACCTGGGTTTTTTGACACAAATTTGTCAGAAGAAGAATTAAAACAAGAAGTAATTCATTGCCTGGCTTTGAGTTCTCCAGGTCCTCATGCCTTTCTGCTCGTCGTACCGATAGAGCGATACACAGAGGAGCAGCAGCGCACCGTAGACCTGATTCTGGAGATGTTTCATGAGGACGTCACTCATCACACCATCCTCATATTCTCCCACGCGGATAGACTTGGAGGAGGATCCATTGAAGAGTTTATTTCAAGACAAAATCAGAAAGTGCAGAAGCTCGTGGAGAGATTTGGGAGGCGTTTCGTGGCTTTTGACAACACCAACCCTACAAACCGAGATCAGGTGAGTCGACTCCTGCGGAGGGTTGACAAGCTGCTCGCTCGAAATGAGAACCGTCACTTCACCAGTTCAATCACAGAAGTGATGCAGGAAGCCCAGAAGATAATAGAGACGAAAATGCAAGCTGATATGGCCGAAAGAATGAAGAAAATCAAGCAGGAGGTCAGGAAAATGGCTAATGATCGATGGTGTTCGTTTATTGCATCTATGAATGAAGAGAGGCaagaaacagagagaaaaagGAAACGCTTACAAGGCAGGATTAAACAGATAGAGATGGATATAAGGAAAGAAGAGCAGAATGCGCATCCGATCCCAGAGAGACTGGAACGGTTCAGAGCATCTCGGAATAGAGAGCAGGAGAACATGAGAAGACTGCTGAACAGAGAGATGGAGGAGGAGGCGGAGAGAATGGAAAGAGAATATAAAGAAAAGGAAGATCTGGACATCTGGATCCAAGAAGAGGAGCAGAGAAGACTGAGTGAAGAAGGGCAGAACAATGAGCTTCTCTCAAAACGCAATATGAAATTGGCGATTATGCTGTCCATGTTTATGCTGGGGGCCGGAGCTGGATTTGCACCTACGCTCCTAGCGTTTCTGTTCCCTGCAGCTCCAGCTGTGGAAGTCGGATTGTCTGTCAAGATTTTGTCCAGCTTGCTTGGTGCTGGAGCTGTGGAAAGCGGGAGTGTTTTTGGGACGCTCGCTCTAGTTGCAGTGAAATCTGCATCTGTAAAGCTGGCAGCGATGACACAGTGCTCCATTCAGTGA
- the LOC137002735 gene encoding GTPase IMAP family member 4-like has product MYSEGSKMPHSDWRESSSRNSNIKRRIARTSQGSFGSNPQNTINPAPNELRLVLLGKTGAGKSATGNTILGDRRFDDGLSMSSVTKECKKECATVDERELVLVDTPGFFDTNLSEEELKQEVIHCLALSSPGPHAFLLVVPIERYTEEQQRTVDLILEMFHEDVTHHTILIFSHADRLGGGSIEEFISRQNQKVQKLVERFGRRFVAFDNTNPTNRDQVSRLLRRVDKLLARNENRHFTSSITEVMQEAQKIIETKMQADMAERMKKIKQEVRKMANDRWCSFIASMNEERQETERKRKRLQGRIKQIEMDIRKEEQNAHPIPERLERFRASRNREQENMRRLLNREMEEEAERMEREYKEKEDLDIWIQEEEQRRLSEEGQNNELLSKRNMKLAIMLSMFMLGAGAGFAPTLLAFLFPAAPAVEVGLSVKILSSLLGAGAVESGSVFGTLALVAVKSASVKLAAMTQCSIQ; this is encoded by the exons ATGTACAGCGAAG GATCAAAGATGCCACACAGTGATTGGAGGGAGAGTTCCAGCAGAAACTCAAACATAAAACGGAGAATTGCTCGAACCTCCCAAGGGTCGTTTGGGAGCAATCCTCAGAACACAATAAATCCAGCACCGAATGAGCTGCGCCTGGTTCTGCTGGGGAAAACAGGAGCAGGGAAAAGCGCAACAGGAAACACCATCCTGGGAGACAGACGCTTTGATGATGGATTGAGCATGAGCTCGGTCACAAAAGAGTGCAAGAAAGAATGTGCGACGGTGGACGAACGAGAGCTGGTTCTTGTGGACACACCTGGGTTTTTTGACACAAATTTGTCAGAAGAAGAATTAAAACAAGAAGTAATTCATTGCCTGGCTTTGAGTTCTCCAGGTCCTCATGCCTTTCTGCTCGTCGTACCGATAGAGCGATACACAGAGGAGCAGCAGCGCACCGTAGACCTGATTCTGGAGATGTTTCATGAGGACGTCACTCATCACACCATCCTCATATTCTCCCACGCGGATAGACTTGGAGGAGGATCCATTGAAGAGTTTATTTCAAGACAAAATCAGAAAGTGCAGAAGCTCGTGGAGAGATTTGGGAGGCGTTTCGTGGCTTTTGACAACACCAACCCTACAAACCGAGATCAGGTGAGTCGACTCCTGCGGAGGGTTGACAAGCTGCTCGCTCGAAATGAGAACCGTCACTTCACCAGTTCAATCACAGAAGTGATGCAGGAAGCCCAGAAGATAATAGAGACGAAAATGCAAGCTGATATGGCCGAAAGAATGAAGAAAATCAAGCAGGAGGTCAGGAAAATGGCTAATGATCGATGGTGTTCGTTTATTGCATCTATGAATGAAGAGAGGCaagaaacagagagaaaaagGAAACGCTTACAAGGCAGGATTAAACAGATAGAGATGGATATAAGGAAAGAAGAGCAGAATGCGCATCCGATCCCAGAGAGACTGGAACGGTTCAGAGCATCTCGGAATAGAGAGCAGGAGAACATGAGAAGACTGCTGAACAGAGAGATGGAGGAGGAGGCGGAGAGAATGGAAAGAGAATATAAAGAAAAGGAAGATCTGGACATCTGGATCCAAGAAGAGGAGCAGAGAAGACTGAGTGAAGAAGGGCAGAACAATGAGCTTCTCTCAAAACGCAATATGAAATTGGCGATTATGCTGTCCATGTTTATGCTGGGGGCCGGAGCTGGATTTGCACCTACGCTCCTAGCGTTTCTGTTCCCTGCAGCTCCAGCTGTGGAAGTCGGATTGTCTGTCAAGATTTTGTCCAGCTTGCTTGGTGCTGGAGCTGTGGAAAGCGGGAGTGTTTTTGGGACGCTCGCTCTAGTTGCAGTGAAATCTGCATCTGTAAAGCTGGCAGCGATGACACAGTGCTCCATTCAGTGA